Proteins encoded in a region of the Rutidosis leptorrhynchoides isolate AG116_Rl617_1_P2 chromosome 9, CSIRO_AGI_Rlap_v1, whole genome shotgun sequence genome:
- the LOC139867534 gene encoding LOW QUALITY PROTEIN: putative FBD-associated F-box protein At1g61330 (The sequence of the model RefSeq protein was modified relative to this genomic sequence to represent the inferred CDS: deleted 2 bases in 1 codon) translates to MDCLQSSSTIPQIQVGISRQKPISYDFIGQMSYDVLTKILSLMPIKDAVATSGVATRWRYLWRNLMKLNFDGRSTTFNKPSVVKLENEKYINQVHSVIRSYNHPTVNDFRIRYGLNCNHKHDIDEWIQFAMNKKVEFLELDLTNRCHYMCSHGKDYDFPSRFADVLPYLKKLILIRVNVTQEVFEAFLKNSPHLEMIAILLPPYLYDIHVNGGQNGGQSRNLKHLQILDVCQFRSIYLSDLDNLVSFTFNSYSVDLHLAHLPKLKEVKLGLVSMNINNVFSQMSFGALSLQSLSLSVNHLEGYNILPESVPKLLNLKKLRLSYDGDGDDCLLYLAFMMNACPNLENFCLKPSWTSTTISKKKARCATNPHKNLKLVEIVEYKGRKCDYEVAAYIIQTAVELKKIVIAIERINPKKEEAARSSAERIKLIKPHGVELIII, encoded by the exons ATGGACTGCTTACAAAGCTCTTCTACTATCCCTCAAATTCAG GTGGGAATTAGTCGTCAAAAGCCAATTTCGTATGATTTTATAGGTCAAATGTCCTACGATGTGCTGACTAAGATACTGTCACTTATGCCTATTAAGGATGCAGTGGCCACCAGTGGTGTTGCTACACGATGGAGATACTTGTGGCGTAATTTAATGAAATTAAACTTTGATGGTAGGAGCACCACTTTTAATAAACCGTCCGTGGTTAAGTTAGAAAATGAGAAGTACATCAACCAGGTCCATTCGGTGATTAGAAGCTACAATCACCCGACTGTCAACGACTTTCGGATCCGTTATGGTCTTAACTGTAATCATAAGCATGATATTGATGAATGGATCCAATTTGCAATGAATAAGAAAGTCGAGTTTCTTGAACTGGATTTGACAAACCGTTGTCATTATATGTGTTCGCACGGTAAAGATTATGATTTTCCATCTAGATTTGCGGATGTACTACCTTATTTAAAAAAACTTATACTAATTAGGGTTAATGTGACGCAAGAAGTTTTTGAGGCATTTTTAAAGAATTCTCCACATCTTGAGATGATAGCAATTTTACTCCCACCATACCTTTATGATATTCACGTCAATGGTGGTCAG AATGGTGGTCAATCACGTAACTTAAAACACCTTCAAATATTGGATGTTTGTCAATTTAGATCCATTTATTTATCTGATTTGGACAACCTTGTATCGTTCACCTTCAATAGTTACAGTGTGGATTTACATCTTGCTCATCTTCCCAAATTGAAGGAAGTTAAACTTGGTTTGGTTTCGATGAATATTAATAATGTTTTCAGTCAGATGTCATTTGGTGCTTTGTCCCTGCAGTCTCTTTCCTTAAGTGTGAATCACCTCGAG GGATATAATATACTACCTGAATCGGTTCCCAAGTTACTAAATCTGAAGAAATTAAGACTTTCATATGATGGTGACGGCGATGATTGTCTTCTATATTTGGCTTTCATGATGAATGCATGCCCAAATTTGGAGAATTTTTGTCTTAAG CCGAGTTGGACTTCAACAACCATAAGCAAGAAGAAAGCGAGGTGTGCTACAAATCCCCATAAAAACCTAAAGCTTGTTGAAATAGTGGAATATAAGGGTCGAAAATGTGACTATGAAGTTGCTGCATACATCATACAAACTGCTGTGGAACTCAAGAAAATTGTGATTGCAATTGAAAGGATTAATCCGAAGAAAGAGGAAGCTGCTCGATCTTCTGCGGAGCGCATAAAATTAATAAAGCCTCATGGTGTAGAGTTGATCATAATCTAA
- the LOC139866179 gene encoding uncharacterized protein: protein MRRVQIGRTGPRRTAAISIKSLGYFPTREKISTHKDTSSEDEDQQKSAKRNALRMSVQDKISLFEKKQKDQVVEPEKPKALSTAPVATKAVLRRWSSGMSESGTQCIETCTINPKDAAPSGNAESVPGDNAESCKEISETVENLKLSSPKKGTVDILDVEKETRELETHPDSIEWNQQKEAELNQLFKTMMESKPVRRHSSTTVNKKSNNNNIKEQRGGFYDNYKQKRDEKLQKEASGKKAVTESQFKEMEMLNAEITTTNTSDVSRKKAIVNKVKPQKSPTHLPNSRKETSKTSVVKKATTTTKPSPLPAVRKSWPATPSPRPSGSSPAKTPTGTISTATISRKPHATSSVVRSSTKAEKPVKVEKPTKVEKPVKVEKPVKVEKTQVRSKTLKSTPVDADKKIKTVKEKKQVTVTNGTKTVKPKPRTQIDTDVIAKNTVTTVSKPSFYNKVTKKSSVVPLETKPFLRKGTGIGPGVGPIVVKSKPVAEPEPEEPLSTGDLVQPENSQVVETTEIISESQSQSQEECEPLKSCTELDPEIQMDTPIKSEEPESFINKRFNVDGIKNIEMVDNKIEADEESTVSISPTAWVEVEENNQDDEIIPCKESPMQITGAANHMVPAGVSSPRVRHSLFQMLLEETTSEADSCEWGNAQQPPAMVNQKDGPKGFKRLLKFARKTKADLNLTDGTSPSSIFRRG from the coding sequence ATGAGACGAGTCCAAATTGGACGAACGGGCCCACGCAGGACAGCCGCTATAAGTATCAAGAGTCTCGGTTATTTTCCAACTAGGGAGAAGATATCAACTCATAAAGATACTAGTAGCGAAGATGAAGATCAACAGAAATCAGCTAAACGAAATGCGCTGAGAATGAGTGTGCAAGATAAAATCAGTTTATTTGAAAAGAAACAGAAAGATCAAGTTGTGGAACCCGAGAAGCCGAAAGCGTTGTCGACTGCACCTGTTGCAACAAAAGCTGTACTGAGAAGATGGAGTTCAGGAATGAGTGAAAGTGGTACCCAGTGCATTGAAACTTGTACAATCAATCCCAAAGATGCAGCGCCAAGTGGCAATGCAGAGTCGGTGCCAGGTGACAATGCGGAGTCTTGTAAAGAAATTTCTGAAACTGTTGAAAACCTAAAATTGTCCTCACCAAAAAAAGGTACTGTTGATATATTAGATGTTGAAAAGGAGACTAGGGAACTTGAAACGCATCCCGACTCTATTGAGTGGAATCAACAAAAGGAAGCAGAATTAAATCAGCTGTTTAAGACAATGATGGAAAGCAAGCCTGTTCGACGTCATAGTTCGACCACcgttaataagaaaagtaataataataatataaaggagCAAAGAGGTGGATTTTATGATAATTATAAGCAAAAGAGAGACGAAAAGCTACAAAAGGAAGCTTCCGGAAAAAAGGCTGTAACTGAATCCCAGTTCAAAGAGATGGAAATGTTAAATGCTGAGATAACTACTACTAACACAAGTGATGTTAGTAGGAAAAAAGCTATTGTGAATAAAGTTAAACCCCAAAAGAGCCCGACCCACTTGCCAAATTCAAGAAAGGAAACATCGAAAACTTCTGTTGTTAAGAAAGCTACAACTACAACTAAACCATCACCGTTGCCAGCTGTACGCAAGTCATGGCCCGCTACACCATCACCTAGACCTTCTGGCTCATCACCTGCTAAAACTCCAACCGGTACCATTTCTACTGCTACTATAAGTCGAAAACCTCATGCCACATCATCAGTTGTTCGTTCAAGCACAAAAGCAGAAAAACCTGTCAAAGTTGAAAAACCCACAAAAGTTGAAAAACCTGTAAAAGTTGAAAAACCTGTGAAAGTTGAGAAAACACAAGTGCGATCCAAGACTTTGAAGTCAACCCCAGTTGATGCTGACAAGAAAATCAAGACTGTTAAAGAGAAAAAGCAGGTGACAGTGACGAATGGTACAAAGACAGTAAAACCGAAACCCAGAACCCAAATAGACACTGATGTTATTGCTAAGAACACTGTCACCACAGTTTCTAAACCTAGTTTTTACAACAAAGTTACTAAGAAAAGTAGTGTGGTCCCACTTGAAACAAAACCGTTCCTCCGTAAAGGAACTGGTATTGGCCCGGGTGTTGGTCCAATTGTTGTCAAGAGTAAACCTGTGGCTGAACCTGAACCTGAGGAACCACTTAGCACTGGAGATCTGGTTCAACCTGAGAATAGTCAGGTGGTTGAGACCACCGAAATCATAagtgaaagtcaaagtcaaagtcaagagGAGTGTGAACCACTAAAATCCTGTACTGAACTAGACCCAGAAATTCAAATGGATACTCCCATCAAAAGTGAAGAACCAGAGAGTTTCATTAATAAGAGATTCAATGTTGATGGGATTAAGAATATTGAAATGGTTGATAATAAAATTGAGGCGGACGAAGAATCGACAGTTTCGATTTCACCTACTGCATGGGTGGAAGTTGAAGAGAATAATCAGGATGATGAGATTATTCCATGTAAAGAAAGCCCCATGCAGATAACTGGTGCAGCCAATCATATGGTGCCAGCTGGTGTCTCGAGTCCACGTGTTCGTCATTCTTTATTTCAGATGCTTCTTGAGGAAACGACAAGTGAAGCTGATAGTTGTGAGTGGGGAAATGCTCAGCAGCCTCCGGCTATGGTCAACCAAAAAGATGGACCAAAGGGATTTAAACGTCTTTTGAAGTTTGCTAGAAAAACTAAAGCTGATTTAAATCTAACTGATGGAACTAGCCCCTCTAGCATTTTCAGGAGGGGATGA
- the LOC139865752 gene encoding COP1-interacting protein 7-like — translation MERRIDPDAQLNYIELQIFPSDNRYEACVSANNRIEKVASGDLEQLLSHLPQVKDLSSKTTDSNFRILPPDDVKDAVWFTIVTLKRFLNVVASPDFISIGNEISQLEETRKFQLSLFAKEAEVSMTSSFESK, via the exons ATGGAGAGAAGAATTGATCCTGATGCGCAACTTAATTATATCGAACTTCAGATTTTTCCAAGTGATAACag GTACGAGGCATGTGTATCGGCTAACAATAGAATTGAAAAGGTTGCATCTGGTGACTTGGAACAACTGTTGTCACATTTACCTCAAGTTAAAGATTTGTCATCGAAAACAACCGACTCAAACTTCAGGATTTTACCACCTGATGATGTTAAAGATGCTGTCTGGTTTACAATAGTTACATTAAAAAG ATTTTTAAACGTTGTTGCTTCACCCGACTTCATTAGTATTGGAAATGAAATTTCTCAGTTAGAAGAGACCAGAAAGTTCCAACTTTCATTGTTTGCGAAG GAGGCTGAAGTTAGTATGACATCATCGTTTGAATCTAAGTAA